A stretch of Crossiella cryophila DNA encodes these proteins:
- a CDS encoding LytR C-terminal domain-containing protein — protein sequence MSSVEPSSASRPLRVAGLAALGVAAVALVLGVVTLFANGSEDPQNGAQPGPSSTTSAEPTQPTTSSEPAPPTSSSAEPPPSTTPSSEPPPSTSAQPPPVTSAQPPPAQPKAAVRVYNNSNIKNLADHAATDLRNAGYPVDEVGNYSSGIIPTTTVYYRPGTDEEAAAKALARNFGIRAEARFDGLKDAKPGLIMIVTREYKAGSGGKDGGNAK from the coding sequence GCTCGGTGGAGCCGTCCAGCGCATCCCGCCCACTGCGGGTCGCGGGGCTGGCGGCCCTAGGCGTCGCGGCGGTGGCACTTGTGCTGGGCGTGGTGACCCTGTTCGCCAACGGCTCCGAGGATCCGCAGAACGGCGCTCAACCCGGGCCGTCCAGCACCACCTCGGCCGAACCGACCCAGCCGACCACCTCCAGCGAACCGGCGCCGCCGACCAGCAGCTCCGCCGAGCCGCCGCCCAGCACCACGCCGAGCAGCGAGCCGCCGCCCAGCACCTCGGCCCAGCCGCCGCCGGTGACCAGCGCGCAGCCGCCGCCGGCCCAGCCGAAGGCCGCGGTCCGGGTCTACAACAACTCCAACATCAAGAACCTGGCCGATCACGCCGCCACGGACCTGCGCAACGCCGGCTATCCGGTCGACGAGGTCGGCAACTACTCCTCCGGGATCATCCCGACCACCACGGTCTACTACCGGCCGGGCACCGACGAGGAAGCCGCGGCCAAGGCGCTGGCCAGGAACTTCGGCATCCGGGCCGAGGCGCGGTTCGATGGCCTCAAGGACGCCAAGCCGGGCCTGATCATGATCGTGACCAGGGAGTACAAGGCGGGTAGCGGTGGCAAGGACGGCGGCAACGCCAAGTAG
- a CDS encoding AAA family ATPase codes for MITLTVRHSPSALDTRRGVVRLHPEVLDALGLRAWDAVRLTGTRVTAALAAAADAGVPTGVLLTDDITMSNLGLTEGSEVVVAPVQVAAARSVTVSGSRLASTGVAPETVRLALIGKVITTGDAVSLLPQDLAPPPEADVSTARRKLSLAIGLTWTNELLTITATEPDGVVAVQPSTVVSWRDGARTGEPPAAARPVLPAPVAIAPPVPAAPPVPVADLVGAQDAARRLTEWLELSFRRPELLARLGASARLGVLVSGPEGVGKSTLVRSVAAAVEAEVIELIAPSAAALEPAAASQRAHDAISAAVAKARRSTPCVLLIADIEALLPANDPPPLATVVLDALHAAVDTPGLAIVATTASPEGTHPKLRDPDLVDRELTVPPPDARTRTELLRVLLREAPLEDGVDLAVVAERTPGFVVADLVALRRDAAVRAALRQRETAEPRIGQEDLLGAAQTVRPISMSASDALATGGLTLDDVGDMTEVKQALTESVLWPLQYPDSFARLGVQPPRGVLLYGPPGCGKTFLVRALAGSGRVNVMSVKGAELMDKWVGESERAVRELFRRAADAAPTLLFLDEVDALAPRRGQSSDSGVGDRVVAALLTELDGVEPLNDVVIIGATNRPELVDPALLRPGRLERLVYVPPPDAEARTEILKSAARHTPLTAEVDLSALALELDGYSAADCAALIREAALTAMRESLDAAEVTPAHLDSARKAVRPSLDPVQLANLAAYADRHRQGG; via the coding sequence GTGATCACGCTGACCGTTCGGCACTCCCCGTCGGCCCTGGACACCCGCCGTGGCGTGGTGCGCCTGCACCCGGAGGTGCTGGACGCGCTCGGGCTGCGGGCCTGGGACGCGGTCCGGCTCACCGGCACCAGGGTGACCGCGGCGCTGGCCGCGGCCGCCGACGCGGGCGTGCCGACCGGCGTGCTGCTCACCGACGACATCACCATGTCCAACCTGGGCCTGACCGAGGGCTCGGAGGTGGTGGTGGCGCCGGTGCAGGTGGCCGCGGCCCGCTCGGTCACCGTGTCCGGGTCCCGGCTGGCCAGCACCGGGGTCGCGCCGGAGACGGTGCGGCTGGCGCTGATCGGCAAGGTCATCACCACCGGCGACGCGGTGTCGCTGCTGCCCCAGGACCTGGCCCCGCCGCCCGAGGCCGACGTCAGCACCGCCCGCCGGAAGCTGTCCCTGGCGATCGGGCTGACCTGGACCAACGAACTGCTCACCATCACCGCCACCGAACCCGACGGCGTGGTCGCGGTGCAGCCCTCCACCGTGGTCAGCTGGCGGGACGGCGCCCGCACCGGCGAACCACCCGCCGCGGCCCGGCCCGTGCTGCCCGCGCCGGTGGCCATCGCGCCGCCCGTGCCCGCCGCGCCGCCGGTGCCGGTGGCCGACCTGGTGGGTGCGCAGGACGCGGCCCGGCGGCTCACCGAATGGCTCGAACTCTCCTTCCGCCGCCCCGAACTGCTCGCTCGGCTCGGTGCCTCCGCCCGGCTCGGTGTGCTGGTCAGCGGGCCGGAAGGGGTCGGCAAGTCCACCCTGGTGCGCTCGGTGGCCGCCGCGGTGGAAGCCGAGGTGATCGAACTGATCGCGCCGAGTGCCGCCGCCCTGGAACCGGCCGCGGCCAGTCAGCGCGCGCACGACGCGATCAGCGCCGCGGTGGCCAAGGCCCGGCGCAGCACCCCGTGCGTGCTGCTCATCGCCGACATCGAGGCGCTGCTGCCTGCCAACGACCCGCCGCCGCTGGCCACCGTGGTGCTTGACGCGCTGCACGCCGCGGTGGACACCCCCGGCCTGGCCATCGTGGCCACCACCGCCTCGCCCGAGGGCACCCACCCCAAGCTGCGCGATCCCGACCTGGTCGACCGCGAGCTGACCGTGCCGCCGCCGGATGCCCGCACCCGCACCGAACTGCTGCGCGTGCTGCTCCGCGAGGCCCCGCTGGAGGACGGCGTCGACCTGGCCGTGGTCGCCGAACGCACCCCCGGTTTCGTGGTCGCCGACCTGGTCGCGCTGCGCCGGGACGCCGCGGTCCGGGCCGCGCTGCGGCAGCGGGAGACCGCCGAACCGCGGATCGGCCAGGAGGACCTGCTCGGCGCGGCGCAGACCGTGCGGCCGATCTCCATGTCCGCCTCCGACGCCCTGGCCACCGGCGGGCTGACCCTGGACGACGTCGGCGACATGACCGAGGTCAAGCAGGCGCTCACCGAATCGGTGCTGTGGCCGCTGCAGTACCCGGACTCCTTCGCCCGGCTCGGCGTGCAGCCCCCGCGCGGGGTGCTGCTCTACGGGCCGCCAGGGTGTGGCAAGACCTTCCTGGTGCGTGCGCTGGCCGGGTCAGGGCGGGTCAACGTCATGTCGGTCAAGGGCGCCGAGCTGATGGACAAGTGGGTCGGCGAGTCCGAACGCGCGGTCCGCGAACTGTTCCGCCGGGCCGCCGACGCCGCACCCACCCTGCTGTTCCTGGACGAGGTGGACGCGCTCGCGCCACGCCGCGGCCAGTCCTCGGACTCCGGGGTCGGCGACCGGGTGGTGGCCGCGCTGCTCACCGAACTCGACGGGGTCGAACCACTCAACGACGTGGTGATCATCGGCGCCACCAACCGGCCCGAACTCGTCGATCCGGCCCTGCTGCGGCCCGGCCGGCTGGAGCGCCTGGTCTACGTGCCGCCGCCGGACGCCGAAGCGCGCACCGAGATCCTCAAGTCGGCGGCCCGGCACACCCCGCTGACCGCCGAGGTCGACCTGAGCGCGCTGGCGCTGGAGCTGGACGGCTATTCCGCCGCCGACTGCGCCGCGCTGATCAGGGAGGCCGCGCTGACCGCGATGCGCGAGTCCCTGGACGCCGCCGAGGTCACCCCGGCGCACCTGGACAGCGCGCGCAAGGCGGTCCGCCCGTCCCTGGACCCGGTGCAGCTGGCCAACCTGGCCGCCTACGCCGACCGGCACCGCCAGGGCGGCTGA
- the pssA gene encoding CDP-diacylglycerol--serine O-phosphatidyltransferase produces MPARTAPGVRLLPNAITVLALCAGLSAVQFALQKQFHFAVIAIGAAAILDSLDGRLARMLDATSKMGAELDSLADAISFGVAPALVLFVWGFEGNPTGWTAALVYVVCMVLRLARFNTLLDDTEQPPFTKEFFVGVPAPAGALVAMLPLVVSLETYKGWWTHPVALYIWMVFIAGLLISRVPTLSLKTVKVSPKAIAPLLALVCIAAAIVINYPFLLLAVAAIVYLAHVPYAIYRYHWLAGHPEAWDVPAKERRAIRLSSRRLGLRPPLRRRVAGAAAKAVRRGRRNADGELLTPDRPDGQRGNWRQLGLRRTERRRRDSRPD; encoded by the coding sequence ATGCCCGCGCGCACCGCACCCGGGGTGCGGCTACTACCCAACGCGATCACCGTGCTGGCGCTGTGCGCCGGGCTGTCCGCGGTGCAGTTCGCGCTGCAGAAGCAGTTCCACTTCGCGGTGATCGCCATTGGCGCGGCCGCGATCCTGGACAGCCTGGACGGCCGCCTGGCCCGGATGCTGGACGCCACCTCCAAGATGGGCGCCGAGCTGGACTCGCTGGCCGATGCCATCTCCTTCGGCGTCGCGCCCGCGCTGGTGCTCTTCGTCTGGGGCTTCGAGGGCAACCCGACCGGCTGGACCGCGGCCCTGGTCTACGTGGTGTGCATGGTGCTGCGGCTGGCCAGGTTCAACACCCTGCTCGATGACACCGAGCAGCCGCCGTTCACCAAGGAGTTCTTCGTCGGCGTGCCGGCTCCGGCCGGCGCGCTGGTGGCGATGCTGCCGCTGGTGGTCTCGCTGGAGACCTACAAGGGCTGGTGGACCCACCCGGTCGCGCTCTACATCTGGATGGTCTTCATCGCGGGCCTGCTGATCAGCCGGGTGCCCACGCTCTCGCTGAAGACGGTCAAGGTCTCGCCGAAGGCCATCGCGCCGCTGCTGGCGCTGGTCTGCATCGCCGCCGCGATCGTGATCAACTACCCGTTCCTGCTGCTCGCGGTGGCCGCGATCGTGTACCTGGCGCACGTGCCGTACGCGATCTACCGCTACCACTGGCTGGCCGGTCACCCCGAGGCCTGGGACGTCCCGGCCAAGGAGCGGCGGGCCATCCGGCTCAGCAGCAGGCGGCTGGGCCTGCGCCCGCCGCTGCGCCGCCGGGTGGCTGGTGCGGCGGCCAAGGCGGTCCGGCGCGGCAGGCGCAATGCCGACGGCGAGCTGCTGACCCCGGATCGCCCGGACGGGCAGCGCGGCAACTGGCGACAGCTCGGGTTGCGCCGCACCGAACGCCGACGCCGGGACTCGCGGCCCGACTAG
- a CDS encoding phosphatidylserine decarboxylase: MTDDSRPRSGTIAHFLDLAKSTVPPMHPGGRPFVAGAFLASLLLRRFSRKAGVLGMIVTAWVAWFFREPKRVAPARTDVVTAAADGTVYLVDTAVPPAELDWGSEPVQRVSVFLSIFDVHVQRAPVAGEILQVAYRPGKFLSADLDKASEDNERNSLLIRTDAGAEVVVVQIAGLVARRILCQVNAGQRVEVGETYGLIRFGSRVDVYLPKGSKVLVAQGQRTIGGETVLAELPAGA, from the coding sequence ATGACTGACGATTCGCGACCCCGCTCCGGCACGATCGCCCACTTCCTTGATCTGGCCAAGAGCACGGTCCCGCCGATGCACCCGGGTGGCAGGCCGTTCGTGGCAGGCGCGTTCCTCGCCTCGCTGCTGCTGCGCCGGTTCTCCCGCAAGGCGGGGGTGCTCGGCATGATCGTCACGGCCTGGGTGGCCTGGTTCTTCCGCGAGCCCAAGCGGGTCGCCCCGGCGCGTACCGACGTGGTCACCGCGGCCGCGGACGGCACCGTGTACCTGGTCGACACCGCGGTGCCCCCGGCCGAGCTGGACTGGGGCAGTGAGCCGGTGCAGCGGGTCAGCGTGTTCCTGTCCATCTTCGACGTGCACGTGCAGCGCGCGCCGGTGGCAGGCGAGATCCTGCAGGTGGCCTACCGGCCCGGCAAGTTCCTCTCCGCCGACCTGGACAAGGCCAGCGAGGACAACGAGCGCAACTCGCTGCTGATCCGCACCGACGCCGGCGCCGAGGTCGTGGTGGTGCAGATCGCCGGACTGGTCGCGCGCCGGATCCTGTGCCAGGTCAACGCGGGTCAGCGGGTCGAGGTCGGCGAGACCTACGGCCTGATCCGGTTCGGCTCCCGGGTGGATGTCTACCTGCCCAAGGGCAGCAAGGTGCTCGTCGCCCAGGGCCAGCGCACCATCGGCGGGGAGACGGTACTGGCCGAGCTTCCCGCGGGCGCCTGA
- a CDS encoding M48 family metallopeptidase, whose amino-acid sequence MRVPMRAAAALVLLVGFFVLVLALTVGLAAFAIWLFAGGHGPAGIKVGFAAAAVAIAVGAAVRTVLKVKVEPYGAQLPRADYPELWRTVDELAVAADTRGPDDIRLVPEVNAAVWEDSRLLGLKSGTRYLMIGLPLLAGLNVAELRAVLAHELGHYSHGHTKLSALTYRATGALERTVEELGNGPVRWVLAGYSRLYAMVAGASNRAQELQADAASVTAAGKGATASALRRLPVLDVAWAGYQEDYVSMAPPVGRTPELLAGFHAYLGNEHRKQLIAEFQDKLIDAESSSVFDSHPPVRVRVAALAKLPDVPPMTDVRPAWALLGAAERVPVLEQELLAEHLGPRASWPEIVELAGTKHVTGNAGVLAKVATDGGFTTSGALGELLDVVQRGQGAQLVDPLLGQGLPPGQRPEAARRTLIQLLGDTALTLLVRQGKAGFELDWGSQWVVRHADGTELEVHERIVTALAEDDLAGLRDWLTGLGVPLTEAVAQVDFELRVKVLGLFTAVKSGDGRFDLFVCDDGLLLVPLERAGALTRGLTDALGRGGRQESERLAALLAEDISELRERPDSRWIGIEDILSGKLGPRPWGWTVDLKLTGGELSVRSTTDTNDHGEPYEGLGALLANRAQVAGAAAGTP is encoded by the coding sequence GTGCGTGTGCCCATGCGCGCCGCGGCGGCGCTCGTGCTGTTGGTCGGCTTCTTCGTCCTGGTCCTCGCGCTGACCGTCGGTCTGGCCGCGTTCGCGATCTGGCTCTTCGCCGGTGGTCACGGACCGGCCGGGATCAAGGTCGGCTTCGCCGCGGCCGCGGTGGCCATCGCGGTCGGCGCGGCCGTGCGCACCGTGCTCAAGGTGAAGGTCGAGCCCTATGGCGCCCAGCTGCCGCGCGCGGACTACCCGGAGCTGTGGCGCACCGTGGACGAGCTGGCGGTGGCCGCGGACACCCGTGGCCCGGACGACATCCGGCTGGTGCCCGAGGTCAACGCCGCGGTCTGGGAGGACAGCAGGCTGCTCGGCCTGAAGTCCGGCACCAGGTACCTGATGATCGGCCTGCCGCTGCTGGCCGGGCTGAACGTGGCCGAGCTGCGCGCGGTGCTCGCGCACGAGCTGGGCCACTACAGCCACGGGCACACCAAGCTGTCCGCGCTGACCTACCGGGCCACCGGCGCGCTGGAGCGGACCGTCGAGGAACTCGGCAACGGCCCGGTGCGCTGGGTGCTCGCCGGTTACTCCCGGCTCTACGCGATGGTCGCCGGGGCCTCCAACCGGGCGCAGGAACTCCAGGCCGACGCGGCCTCGGTGACCGCGGCAGGCAAGGGCGCCACCGCCAGCGCGCTGCGCAGGCTGCCGGTGCTGGACGTGGCCTGGGCGGGCTACCAGGAGGACTACGTGTCCATGGCCCCGCCGGTCGGACGCACGCCGGAGCTGCTCGCCGGGTTCCACGCCTACCTCGGCAACGAGCACCGCAAGCAGCTGATCGCCGAGTTCCAGGACAAGCTCATCGACGCCGAGTCCAGCTCGGTCTTCGACAGCCACCCACCGGTGCGGGTCCGGGTGGCCGCGCTGGCCAAGCTGCCGGACGTGCCGCCGATGACCGACGTCCGGCCGGCCTGGGCACTGCTCGGCGCGGCCGAGCGGGTGCCGGTGCTGGAACAGGAGCTGCTGGCCGAGCACCTCGGCCCGAGGGCGAGCTGGCCGGAGATCGTCGAGCTGGCCGGGACCAAGCACGTCACCGGCAACGCCGGGGTGCTGGCCAAGGTCGCCACCGACGGCGGGTTCACCACCTCCGGCGCGCTGGGCGAACTGCTCGACGTGGTGCAGCGCGGACAGGGCGCGCAGCTGGTCGACCCGCTGCTCGGCCAGGGCCTCCCGCCTGGTCAGCGACCGGAGGCGGCCCGGCGCACGCTGATCCAGCTGCTCGGCGACACCGCGCTGACGCTGCTGGTCCGGCAGGGCAAGGCAGGCTTCGAGCTGGACTGGGGCAGCCAGTGGGTGGTCCGGCACGCCGACGGGACCGAGCTGGAGGTGCACGAGCGGATCGTCACCGCGCTGGCCGAGGACGACCTGGCCGGGCTGCGGGACTGGCTGACCGGGCTGGGCGTGCCGCTGACCGAGGCGGTGGCGCAGGTCGACTTCGAGCTGCGCGTCAAGGTGCTCGGGCTGTTCACCGCGGTCAAGTCCGGCGACGGCCGGTTCGACCTGTTCGTCTGCGACGACGGCCTGCTGCTGGTGCCGCTGGAACGGGCAGGCGCGCTCACCCGCGGCCTGACCGACGCGCTGGGCCGGGGCGGCCGGCAGGAGTCCGAGCGGCTGGCCGCGCTGCTCGCCGAGGACATCAGCGAGCTGCGGGAACGGCCGGACAGCCGGTGGATCGGCATCGAGGACATCCTCAGCGGCAAACTCGGCCCCCGGCCCTGGGGCTGGACGGTGGATCTGAAGCTGACCGGTGGCGAGCTGAGTGTGCGCAGCACCACCGACACCAACGACCACGGCGAGCCTTACGAGGGGCTGGGCGCGCTGCTGGCCAACCGGGCACAGGTCGCCGGAGCGGCCGCCGGGACGCCGTAA
- a CDS encoding M48 family metallopeptidase: MHAAFRAGLSVTLLLAFPFVVVGVGAGGVAAGAAVGGRPGAQIALLGLGVLIALGFALVSALSTRLTAPSGPKLTRRDQPELWRTVEDLAELAGTRPPDEITLVGEVNAAVREDSRLLGLRSGRRHLLIGLPLLAGLTVAELRAVLAHELGHYGRGHTRLAAVTYRGAETLARTVDRLDRGPVRWVLDGYARLYALVAKAANRAQELQADQVMVATAGREAAANALRAVSTLGPAWAAFNRRYARLAIETDRTPDLLLGFHAFLVHPAQRDWLGELVEQVLDNEPESAFDSHPSLRRRLAAIASAEEEAYDSDARPAWALLSEPRSTVPTLESALIARDLGPRASWTDIVRLAGAADARHGAGLLAKAVVDSGQGRTGAIGEVVQALRRGRVEELAEPVRWPGATDEEVVSELLADVVVTALIESGRAYHDLDWGGPWQVRLADGRRFDATRLTGPAVADRNLVDALGRNLQALGVPPQFVCPLDPEDEAEDAEPALVGVFSSLQLGRAPKDLLVYASGLLVLPLSRWVWFKRGFAGLIGGSERMERKRIALLTERGYPALCEARGADWISLDEVSGGSFSTKRTVGYLNIEFAQGAPLKFAITNFTEDYGDAHAGLRAFFQAKAAV; encoded by the coding sequence CAGCGCGTTGAGCACCCGGCTGACCGCGCCGAGCGGGCCGAAGCTGACCCGGCGGGACCAGCCAGAGCTGTGGCGCACCGTGGAAGACCTGGCCGAGCTGGCAGGCACCCGGCCGCCGGATGAGATCACGCTGGTCGGCGAGGTCAACGCGGCCGTGCGGGAGGACAGCAGGCTGCTCGGCCTGCGCTCGGGCAGGCGCCATCTGCTGATCGGCCTGCCGCTGCTGGCCGGGCTCACCGTGGCCGAACTGCGCGCGGTGCTCGCGCACGAACTGGGCCACTACGGCCGGGGGCACACCCGGCTGGCCGCGGTCACCTACCGCGGCGCGGAGACCCTGGCGCGCACCGTCGACCGGCTGGACCGCGGCCCGGTGCGCTGGGTGCTCGACGGCTACGCCCGGCTGTACGCGCTGGTGGCCAAGGCAGCCAACCGCGCCCAGGAGTTGCAGGCCGACCAGGTCATGGTGGCCACCGCGGGCCGGGAGGCCGCGGCCAACGCGTTGCGCGCGGTCAGCACGCTCGGCCCGGCCTGGGCGGCGTTCAACCGCCGCTACGCCCGGCTGGCCATCGAGACCGACCGCACCCCGGACCTGCTGCTGGGCTTCCACGCCTTCCTGGTGCACCCGGCGCAGCGCGACTGGCTGGGCGAGCTGGTCGAACAGGTGCTGGACAACGAGCCCGAGTCGGCCTTCGACAGCCACCCCTCGCTGCGCCGCAGGCTGGCCGCCATCGCCTCCGCCGAGGAGGAGGCATACGACTCCGACGCCCGCCCGGCCTGGGCGCTGCTCAGTGAACCGCGCAGCACCGTGCCCACCCTGGAGTCCGCGCTGATCGCCCGCGACCTGGGGCCGAGGGCCAGCTGGACCGACATCGTGCGGCTGGCCGGGGCGGCCGACGCCCGGCACGGGGCCGGGCTGCTGGCCAAGGCAGTGGTGGACAGCGGTCAGGGCCGCACCGGCGCGATCGGCGAGGTGGTGCAGGCACTGCGCCGGGGCCGGGTCGAGGAGCTGGCCGAGCCGGTGCGCTGGCCGGGCGCCACCGATGAGGAGGTGGTCTCCGAACTGCTGGCCGATGTGGTGGTCACCGCGTTGATCGAGTCCGGCCGGGCCTATCACGACCTGGACTGGGGCGGGCCCTGGCAGGTGCGGCTGGCCGACGGCCGCCGCTTCGACGCGACCAGGCTGACCGGCCCGGCGGTGGCCGACCGGAACCTGGTGGACGCGCTGGGCCGCAACCTGCAGGCCCTGGGCGTGCCGCCGCAGTTCGTCTGCCCGCTGGACCCGGAGGACGAGGCCGAGGACGCCGAACCGGCGCTGGTCGGCGTGTTCAGCTCGCTGCAGCTCGGCCGCGCACCCAAGGACCTGCTGGTCTACGCCAGTGGCCTGCTGGTGCTGCCGCTGTCCCGCTGGGTCTGGTTCAAACGCGGGTTCGCCGGGCTGATCGGCGGCTCGGAACGGATGGAGCGCAAGCGGATCGCGCTGCTCACCGAACGCGGCTACCCGGCCCTGTGCGAAGCCAGGGGCGCGGACTGGATCTCGCTGGACGAGGTCTCCGGCGGTTCCTTCAGCACCAAACGCACCGTCGGTTACCTCAACATCGAGTTCGCCCAGGGCGCCCCGCTGAAGTTCGCGATCACCAACTTCACCGAGGACTACGGCGACGCGCACGCGGGCCTGCGGGCGTTCTTCCAGGCCAAGGCCGCTGTGTAG